A stretch of the Comamonas testosteroni TK102 genome encodes the following:
- the gspD gene encoding type II secretion system secretin GspD: MTQHSRTAWQNTLHSIAVASLAVCISAPIHAQTQSGQANATPSLRPGEPVTLNFTNADIEAVSRAMAAITNRNVVVDPRVKGQITLLTDKAVSPATAYQQYLAALRMQGFTVTESAGLFKVIPEADAKLQASEVAIGQGARGSQGGGQIVTQIFKLNYENANNLVPVLRPLISPNNTINVNPGNNSLIITDYADNLQRISRIIASTDVSNATDVEVISLRHAVAADMVALVNRLMEGGSATAGGVVQAGAGAAAGQADTSFRTSILAEPRSNSVLVRAANPAKLSQIRSLIARLDQPAMTGNGDDGNIHVVYLKNADAVSLAATLRAAINAQTSASTTLGGQQGMTAAAGSNTNAATSAQPVISRGTDGSATVGLGGGNSGPSSRFGTAQQPSTGGMIQADPTTNSLIITAPGPLYRQLRTVIDKLDGRRAQVLIEALIVEVSADKAAQLGVQWSSVIRNNGRVLGVLGNGTSISGISNIFGLSGAVGNLVNGTALTDSQASAIGSMKGMNLGFTQSVNGNTSLGALVNLMQGDGDTNILSTPNLMTLDNEEASIMVGENVPFPTGSYTNTAGTSGSVNPFTTYERKDVGTLLKIRPQINENGTIKMAVYQENSAVKQGTANAQSGATTTKRSIESNVLVEDGAIVVLGGLIADEYSQSQERVPLLGDIPLLGNLFRNTSRARKKTNLMVFLRPTVLRDANSTSQLSQDRYESIRGMQQTVQPDPNLLMRNVNAAPLLPASSGAAPARAANVLIVPGAKPEIVDFTRPGQPTVDGQPVTVTPVTPATLPAGTL; encoded by the coding sequence ATGACTCAGCATTCACGCACCGCCTGGCAAAACACACTGCATTCGATAGCTGTTGCCTCGCTTGCCGTCTGCATTTCAGCACCAATTCATGCTCAAACCCAGAGCGGACAAGCGAATGCCACCCCTAGTCTGCGACCAGGCGAGCCGGTCACGCTGAACTTCACCAATGCCGACATCGAAGCCGTGTCGCGCGCCATGGCCGCCATCACCAATCGCAATGTGGTGGTGGATCCGCGCGTCAAGGGCCAGATCACGCTGCTGACCGACAAGGCCGTCTCGCCGGCCACGGCCTACCAGCAATATCTGGCGGCGCTGCGCATGCAGGGCTTCACGGTGACGGAGTCGGCGGGTCTGTTCAAGGTGATTCCCGAGGCCGATGCCAAGCTGCAGGCCAGCGAGGTCGCCATCGGCCAGGGCGCACGCGGCAGCCAGGGCGGCGGACAGATCGTCACGCAGATCTTCAAGCTCAACTACGAGAACGCCAACAATCTGGTGCCCGTGCTGCGGCCGCTGATCAGCCCCAACAACACCATCAATGTCAACCCCGGCAACAACTCGCTGATCATCACCGACTACGCGGACAATCTGCAGCGCATCTCGCGCATCATCGCCAGCACCGATGTCTCCAACGCCACCGATGTGGAAGTCATCTCGCTGCGCCATGCCGTGGCTGCCGACATGGTGGCTCTGGTCAATCGCCTGATGGAGGGTGGCTCGGCCACCGCCGGCGGCGTGGTCCAGGCCGGAGCCGGCGCGGCCGCTGGCCAGGCGGATACCAGTTTCCGCACCTCGATACTGGCCGAGCCGCGCAGCAACTCGGTACTGGTCCGCGCCGCCAACCCCGCCAAGCTGTCGCAGATCCGCTCGCTGATCGCGCGACTGGACCAGCCTGCCATGACGGGCAATGGCGACGACGGCAACATCCATGTGGTGTATCTCAAGAACGCCGACGCGGTGTCCCTGGCCGCCACGCTGCGCGCCGCCATCAACGCCCAGACCAGCGCCAGCACCACCCTGGGCGGCCAGCAGGGCATGACGGCAGCGGCCGGCTCGAACACGAATGCTGCCACCAGCGCCCAGCCCGTGATTTCCCGCGGCACGGACGGCAGTGCCACCGTGGGCCTGGGCGGCGGCAACAGCGGCCCCAGCTCCCGCTTCGGCACCGCCCAGCAACCGTCCACGGGCGGCATGATCCAGGCCGACCCCACGACCAACTCGCTGATCATCACGGCCCCCGGCCCGCTGTACCGCCAGTTGCGCACCGTCATCGACAAGCTCGACGGCCGCCGCGCCCAGGTGCTGATCGAAGCGCTGATCGTCGAAGTCTCCGCCGACAAGGCCGCCCAGCTGGGCGTGCAGTGGAGCTCGGTGATCCGCAACAACGGCCGCGTGCTGGGCGTGCTCGGCAACGGCACCTCCATCAGCGGCATCTCCAACATCTTCGGCCTGTCGGGTGCCGTGGGCAATCTGGTCAACGGCACGGCCCTCACCGACAGCCAGGCCTCGGCCATCGGCAGCATGAAGGGCATGAACCTGGGCTTCACCCAGAGCGTCAACGGCAACACCAGCCTGGGTGCCCTGGTCAATCTGATGCAGGGCGACGGCGACACGAATATTCTGTCCACGCCCAATCTGATGACGCTGGACAACGAGGAAGCCAGCATCATGGTGGGCGAGAACGTCCCCTTCCCCACGGGCTCCTACACCAACACCGCAGGCACCTCGGGCTCGGTCAATCCATTCACCACCTATGAGCGCAAGGACGTGGGTACGCTGCTCAAGATTCGTCCGCAGATCAACGAGAACGGCACCATCAAGATGGCCGTCTACCAGGAGAACTCTGCGGTCAAGCAGGGAACGGCGAATGCACAGTCCGGCGCCACCACCACCAAGCGCTCCATCGAGTCGAATGTGCTGGTCGAGGACGGCGCCATCGTGGTGCTGGGCGGCCTGATTGCCGACGAATACAGCCAGAGCCAGGAGCGCGTGCCGCTGCTGGGCGACATTCCCCTGCTGGGCAATCTGTTCCGCAACACCAGCCGCGCGCGCAAGAAGACCAATCTGATGGTGTTTCTGCGCCCCACCGTGCTGCGTGACGCCAACTCCACCAGCCAGCTCTCGCAGGACCGCTATGAGTCGATTCGCGGCATGCAGCAAACCGTGCAGCCCGACCCCAATCTGCTGATGCGCAATGTCAATGCCGCGCCTTTGCTGCCCGCCTCCAGCGGCGCCGCGCCGGCTCGCGCGGCCAATGTGCTCATCGTGCCCGGCGCCAAGCCCGAGATCGTGGATTTCACGCGTCCCGGCCAGCCGACGGTGGACGGCCAGCCAGTGACCGTGACGCCTGTGACGCCCGCCACCCTGCCTGCGGGCACCCTGTAA
- the gspN gene encoding type II secretion system protein N, whose protein sequence is MKLSRSRPASQALRRPREAGDPRSPRRWAVGGALLGALLTLLVQAPAAWLAAGVQSVTDNQVLLQEPRGTLWRGSARLVLTGGKDSQDQSSLPTRLNWTLRPSLSGASISLQSDCCTSTPMLAQLQPGWNAMTVRFKDSVLQLPADMLAGLGTPWNTVALQGQLRLSTVGLTLQYRAGRATSQGLTRLEALAVSSRLSSLRPLGSYRLDIQGGDNAQLNLTTLGGDLQLSGQGHWVGSRLHFRGEASASPEREAALSNLLNILGRRQGARSIITFG, encoded by the coding sequence ATGAAACTGTCCCGGTCACGCCCCGCCAGCCAAGCCCTGCGCAGACCACGCGAGGCGGGCGATCCGCGTTCGCCGCGCCGCTGGGCAGTGGGCGGTGCCTTGCTGGGCGCGCTGCTGACGCTGCTGGTCCAGGCTCCGGCAGCCTGGCTGGCGGCCGGCGTGCAATCGGTCACGGACAACCAGGTACTGCTGCAGGAGCCGCGCGGCACGCTCTGGCGTGGCTCGGCCCGACTGGTGCTGACCGGCGGCAAGGACAGCCAGGACCAGAGCAGCTTGCCCACGCGCCTGAACTGGACACTGCGACCCAGCCTGAGCGGCGCCAGCATCAGCCTGCAAAGCGATTGCTGCACCAGCACCCCGATGCTGGCGCAGCTGCAGCCGGGCTGGAACGCCATGACGGTGCGCTTCAAGGACAGCGTTCTGCAACTGCCCGCCGACATGCTGGCCGGCCTTGGCACGCCCTGGAACACCGTGGCCCTGCAGGGCCAGTTGCGCCTGTCCACCGTCGGGCTGACACTGCAATATCGCGCCGGTCGGGCTACCAGCCAGGGCCTGACGCGGCTGGAAGCATTGGCCGTATCGTCCAGACTGTCGTCGCTCAGGCCCCTGGGCAGCTATCGTCTCGACATCCAGGGCGGAGACAATGCCCAGCTGAATCTGACCACGCTGGGCGGCGACCTGCAGCTCAGCGGCCAGGGCCATTGGGTGGGCTCGCGCCTGCACTTCAGGGGCGAAGCCTCTGCCAGCCCCGAGCGCGAAGCCGCTCTGTCGAATTTGCTCAATATCTTGGGGCGCCGCCAGGGTGCGCGCTCCATCATCACCTTTGGTTGA
- the gspM gene encoding type II secretion system protein GspM, producing the protein MKQKNALKTALAPLLQRWSTLAQREQNLLLLAASVVLLALLWWVALAPALHSLRTAPARHAAAELELQNMLQMQAQAELLRQQPQGNSADARSQLEQSLKTELGNSARLQWLGNRAQVSLTQTAAPALARWLAQVRDNSHASVAEMKLNRTLGETADDAAITRWSGTLLLDLPGNAGGQN; encoded by the coding sequence ATGAAGCAGAAAAATGCCTTGAAAACCGCGCTGGCGCCGCTGCTCCAGCGCTGGAGCACCCTGGCTCAGCGCGAACAGAATCTGTTGCTGCTCGCCGCCAGCGTGGTGCTGCTGGCCCTGCTCTGGTGGGTGGCGCTGGCACCGGCGCTGCACAGCCTGCGCACGGCCCCGGCACGCCATGCGGCAGCGGAGCTAGAACTGCAGAACATGCTGCAGATGCAGGCCCAGGCCGAGCTGCTGCGTCAGCAGCCGCAAGGCAATAGCGCCGATGCACGCTCTCAGCTGGAGCAGTCGCTCAAGACCGAGCTGGGCAACAGCGCCCGGCTGCAGTGGCTGGGCAACCGCGCCCAGGTCAGCCTGACCCAGACCGCCGCGCCGGCCCTGGCCCGATGGCTGGCCCAGGTGCGCGACAACAGCCATGCTTCGGTGGCCGAGATGAAGCTCAACCGCACCCTCGGTGAAACCGCCGACGACGCGGCCATCACCCGCTGGAGCGGCACTCTGCTGCTCGACCTGCCCGGCAACGCGGGCGGGCAGAACTGA
- the gspL gene encoding type II secretion system protein GspL — MSTLLIQLSAKPANFATEYLYVLSDDGQSVQRSGQAAVSLLPATGRTTQVTAVIPAAQLSWHSVTLPPGLNVQGRRQQRLRAVLEGLLEERLLDEPSTMHLALDAGSAAGQTCWVAACDKSWLQSHLQALEHQGHAVSRLVPEQWPSSHPQLLLSGDSLQPQLSATGLDAQAGLAILPQHADPIVLQSLLARLPEQLPVLAEPHLARSAEALQRPVSIFTAAQRLLQSHGYAGDLAQFDLDLGGSTRAKRRLLDAWHGFAKAPQWRAARWAAGIAVAAQLVGLNAWAFKENRAIALRQQQAKQVLQTAFPHVPVVIDAPVQMQRELDLLRSNSGTLSAGDLEALLAASAGIQGVQNAKSLQYQDRQLRISGLDLSPEALSDAQQSLQANGYLLRREEAELVLTAKAQP; from the coding sequence ATGAGCACATTGCTAATACAGCTGTCGGCGAAGCCCGCCAACTTCGCCACGGAATATCTCTACGTCCTCAGCGATGATGGTCAAAGCGTTCAGCGCAGCGGCCAGGCTGCGGTGTCTCTGCTGCCGGCCACGGGCCGCACCACCCAGGTCACCGCCGTCATCCCGGCCGCTCAGCTGTCCTGGCACAGCGTCACCCTGCCCCCGGGCCTGAACGTCCAAGGCCGGCGCCAGCAGCGCCTGCGCGCCGTGCTTGAAGGTCTGCTGGAGGAAAGGCTGCTCGACGAGCCGTCCACCATGCATCTGGCACTTGACGCCGGCTCCGCCGCAGGCCAGACCTGCTGGGTGGCAGCCTGCGACAAGAGCTGGCTGCAATCCCATCTGCAGGCGCTGGAACACCAGGGCCATGCCGTCAGCCGCCTGGTGCCCGAGCAGTGGCCCAGCAGCCATCCGCAGCTGTTGCTGTCGGGCGACAGCCTGCAGCCCCAGCTCAGCGCCACCGGACTGGATGCACAGGCCGGGCTCGCGATCCTTCCTCAGCACGCGGATCCCATCGTGCTGCAATCCCTGCTGGCGCGCCTGCCCGAGCAGCTGCCGGTGCTGGCCGAGCCCCATCTGGCCCGCAGCGCGGAAGCGCTGCAGCGCCCGGTCAGCATCTTCACCGCCGCCCAGCGACTGCTGCAAAGCCATGGCTATGCCGGCGACCTGGCCCAGTTCGATCTGGACCTGGGCGGCAGCACCCGCGCCAAGCGGCGCCTGCTCGATGCCTGGCACGGCTTTGCCAAGGCCCCGCAATGGCGCGCCGCGCGCTGGGCTGCAGGCATTGCAGTCGCCGCCCAGTTGGTCGGGCTCAACGCCTGGGCCTTCAAGGAAAACCGCGCCATCGCACTGCGCCAGCAGCAGGCCAAGCAGGTGCTGCAGACTGCCTTCCCGCATGTGCCCGTGGTCATCGATGCCCCGGTACAGATGCAGCGCGAACTGGATCTGCTGCGCAGCAACTCCGGCACCCTGTCCGCCGGTGATCTCGAAGCACTGCTGGCCGCCAGTGCCGGCATCCAGGGCGTGCAGAACGCCAAGAGCCTGCAATACCAGGACAGGCAGCTGCGCATCTCGGGGCTGGACCTGAGCCCCGAAGCGCTGAGCGACGCGCAGCAAAGCCTGCAGGCCAACGGCTATCTGCTGCGGCGCGAAGAGGCGGAGCTGGTTCTCACTGCAAAGGCTCAGCCATGA
- the gspK gene encoding type II secretion system minor pseudopilin GspK, with protein MKSPLSRFAPSPQGDNPIAAGRPLLGVCGLGRTRQRGAALLAAMLTVVLVATLASAALWQQWRDVEIETAERNRVQANWLLLGALDWSRVVLQEDSRANRSNPVDHLGEPWAVPLQEARLSTFLAAKNNVSQVDDGLADVQDAFLSGEIVDLQSRLNLRNLLSGADSSVKEENLKPFLRLFERLGLPGSSAMQIATALQQAMRGKSQAAPLMPRTVGQLGWLGVDPRIIARIEPYVSLLPERTLVNINTASAEVIWASTEDLDWARANQLVQLRDASPFKSLSAAAAAIGLTGVFNSATHSVTTGYFEARGRLRLGDNVLSQRSLIQRKDMSVNTLWQEHADWGMPSVARH; from the coding sequence ATGAAATCCCCCCTGAGTCGCTTCGCGCCTTCCCCCCAGGGGGACAACCCCATCGCTGCGGGGCGGCCCTTGCTCGGGGTTTGCGGCTTGGGGCGCACGCGCCAGCGCGGTGCAGCGCTGCTGGCGGCCATGCTGACCGTGGTGCTGGTCGCCACCCTGGCCTCGGCCGCACTCTGGCAGCAATGGCGCGATGTGGAAATCGAGACCGCCGAACGCAATCGCGTGCAGGCCAACTGGTTGCTGCTGGGCGCGCTGGACTGGTCGCGCGTGGTGCTGCAGGAGGACTCGCGTGCCAACCGCAGCAACCCGGTCGATCATCTGGGCGAGCCCTGGGCCGTGCCGCTGCAGGAAGCGCGCCTGTCCACATTCCTGGCCGCAAAGAACAATGTCAGCCAGGTGGACGACGGTCTTGCCGACGTGCAGGACGCCTTTCTGTCGGGCGAAATCGTGGATCTGCAGTCGCGCCTGAATCTGCGCAATCTGCTCAGCGGTGCCGATTCGAGCGTGAAGGAGGAAAACCTCAAGCCTTTTCTGCGCCTGTTCGAGCGCCTGGGACTGCCCGGCAGCTCCGCCATGCAGATCGCCACGGCCTTGCAGCAAGCCATGCGCGGCAAGAGCCAGGCTGCGCCGCTGATGCCGCGCACGGTCGGGCAGCTGGGCTGGCTGGGCGTCGATCCGCGCATCATCGCGCGCATCGAGCCCTATGTGTCGCTGCTGCCCGAGCGCACCCTGGTCAATATCAACACCGCCAGCGCCGAGGTCATCTGGGCCAGCACCGAGGATCTGGACTGGGCTCGCGCCAACCAGCTGGTGCAGCTGCGCGACGCCTCACCTTTCAAGTCCCTGAGTGCCGCAGCGGCGGCCATAGGACTGACCGGCGTCTTCAACAGTGCCACGCACTCCGTGACCACCGGCTATTTCGAAGCCCGTGGCCGCCTTCGCCTCGGGGACAACGTCCTGAGCCAGCGCTCACTGATTCAGCGCAAGGACATGAGCGTCAACACCTTGTGGCAGGAGCATGCCGACTGGGGGATGCCCTCTGTTGCCAGACACTGA
- a CDS encoding PulJ/GspJ family protein — MSSMRNRNKGFTLIELLVALAAMALLSIMSWRGIDGMLRAQEVTREQGEQHAVMQTVLAQWNADLNALMPLQGRQVLDWDGQVLRLTRKTSAAVDNGALVVAWSRRNVDGRSQWVRWQSLPARTVSEWNDAWNQAGQWGRNPSSDQMRRETVLIPLDLWRVYYYRSNAWTNPQSSDQGGDDGSSVGSDGNPVLPTVPDGIRIELTLPPGRALNGVMTVDWVNPLRSNSRS, encoded by the coding sequence ATGAGCAGCATGCGCAACAGAAACAAGGGTTTCACGCTGATCGAGCTGCTGGTCGCCCTGGCCGCCATGGCCCTGCTGTCCATCATGAGCTGGCGCGGCATCGACGGCATGCTGCGCGCGCAGGAGGTGACGCGCGAGCAGGGCGAGCAGCACGCTGTCATGCAGACCGTGCTGGCCCAGTGGAATGCCGACCTCAACGCACTGATGCCGCTGCAGGGGCGCCAGGTACTGGACTGGGATGGCCAAGTGCTGCGCCTGACGCGCAAGACCAGCGCCGCCGTCGACAACGGGGCGCTCGTCGTGGCCTGGAGCCGGCGCAATGTGGACGGCCGCTCACAATGGGTGCGCTGGCAATCGCTGCCCGCACGCACGGTCAGCGAATGGAACGATGCCTGGAACCAGGCAGGCCAATGGGGCCGCAATCCCTCCAGCGACCAGATGCGCCGCGAAACCGTGCTGATACCGCTCGATCTCTGGCGTGTCTACTACTACCGCAGCAACGCCTGGACCAACCCGCAATCCAGCGATCAGGGCGGCGATGACGGCAGCAGCGTTGGCAGCGACGGCAATCCCGTGCTGCCCACGGTGCCCGACGGCATACGCATCGAGCTGACCCTGCCGCCCGGCCGCGCGCTCAACGGCGTGATGACGGTGGACTGGGTCAACCCGCTGCGCTCCAATTCACGATCATGA
- the gspI gene encoding type II secretion system minor pseudopilin GspI gives MKPALQQRGFTLIEVLVAVGIVGVTLLAGLQASSALTRNAQRQSDVILAQLCAQNELVRLRLFNQMPAVGDSTINCQQAGRQMQVQLSVRPTPNPSFRRVDAQVFSEAAAVLRVSTIVGRY, from the coding sequence ATGAAACCCGCCCTGCAGCAACGCGGCTTCACGCTGATCGAGGTACTGGTCGCGGTCGGCATTGTCGGCGTCACCCTGCTGGCCGGCCTTCAGGCCAGCAGCGCGCTGACGCGCAATGCCCAGCGCCAGTCCGACGTCATCCTGGCCCAGCTCTGCGCGCAAAACGAGCTGGTGCGACTGCGGCTGTTCAATCAGATGCCGGCAGTCGGCGACTCCACCATCAACTGCCAGCAGGCCGGCAGACAGATGCAGGTACAGCTCAGCGTTCGCCCCACGCCCAATCCCAGCTTCAGGCGCGTGGATGCCCAGGTGTTTTCCGAAGCGGCTGCGGTGCTGCGCGTCTCCACCATCGTCGGTCGCTACTGA
- a CDS encoding prepilin-type N-terminal cleavage/methylation domain-containing protein, with protein sequence MAHLKHAGFTLLELLVVISIMALATAGVSLAIRDSGEQQLEREAQRLATLLESARAQARTNGTLVVWRPLPQGFRFEGLPANVKMPTQWLQTAVLVQPATPVVLGPEPLIPRQSITLSLPGSNSAPLQLATDGLRPFSIQSPQVAP encoded by the coding sequence ATGGCTCACCTCAAACACGCCGGATTTACCTTGCTGGAGTTGCTGGTGGTGATTTCCATCATGGCGCTGGCAACGGCCGGCGTGAGCCTGGCCATCCGCGACAGCGGCGAGCAGCAGCTCGAGCGCGAAGCCCAGCGCCTGGCCACGCTGCTGGAGTCGGCCCGCGCCCAGGCCCGCACCAATGGCACGCTGGTGGTCTGGCGTCCGCTGCCGCAAGGCTTTCGCTTCGAAGGCCTGCCGGCCAACGTCAAGATGCCCACGCAATGGCTGCAGACAGCCGTGCTGGTGCAACCCGCCACGCCCGTGGTGCTGGGGCCTGAGCCGCTGATTCCAAGGCAGAGCATCACGCTGTCGCTGCCTGGCAGCAACTCGGCGCCGCTGCAACTGGCCACCGACGGGCTGCGCCCTTTCAGCATTCAAAGCCCGCAGGTGGCGCCATGA
- the gspG gene encoding type II secretion system major pseudopilin GspG: MSTNCRHPLSAIRHAASRGFTLIELMVVLVIIGVLAALIVPNVLDRADDARVTAAKTDIANINQALKLYRLDNQRYPTAEQGLQALVVKPTTGPAPQNWKPYLEKLPNDPWGNPYQYLNPGVKGPIDIMSLGADGKAGGEGKDADIGSWQ, from the coding sequence ATGAGCACCAACTGCCGCCACCCGCTGTCTGCTATTCGCCACGCCGCATCGCGCGGCTTTACCCTGATCGAATTGATGGTGGTGCTGGTCATCATTGGCGTGCTGGCAGCCCTCATCGTGCCCAATGTACTGGACCGTGCCGACGATGCCCGCGTGACCGCCGCCAAGACCGATATCGCCAATATCAACCAGGCGCTCAAACTCTACCGTCTGGACAACCAGCGCTACCCCACGGCCGAACAGGGTCTGCAGGCGCTGGTGGTCAAGCCCACCACCGGACCGGCTCCGCAGAACTGGAAGCCCTATCTGGAAAAGCTGCCCAACGATCCCTGGGGCAATCCCTATCAATACCTGAACCCCGGCGTGAAGGGCCCCATCGACATCATGTCCCTGGGCGCTGACGGCAAGGCCGGCGGCGAAGGCAAGGATGCGGATATCGGCTCCTGGCAATAG
- a CDS encoding general secretion pathway protein GspC: protein MRTQSFNPGQGIPMQVKLTTLLLWAIAAAVLVFWTLRFVGSASEQLPSVLPAQPVQANAQAMAKALGAVAEPVAAVAAPVASRYALLGVLAGHETGGGAAVIAVEGKGSKAVRVGEAVEEGVILQSLAAREARLGPANGPTSTVLQLPRPPMASFN, encoded by the coding sequence ATGCGAACGCAATCTTTCAATCCAGGTCAAGGCATCCCCATGCAGGTCAAGCTCACCACCCTGCTGCTGTGGGCGATTGCCGCTGCGGTGCTGGTTTTCTGGACACTCCGGTTCGTTGGCAGCGCCAGTGAGCAGTTACCTTCGGTCCTGCCAGCGCAGCCGGTACAGGCCAATGCCCAGGCCATGGCCAAGGCTTTGGGAGCGGTCGCCGAGCCTGTCGCTGCCGTGGCTGCACCCGTGGCCAGCCGCTATGCGCTGCTCGGGGTTCTGGCCGGGCATGAAACCGGTGGCGGCGCCGCCGTGATTGCCGTGGAAGGCAAGGGCAGCAAGGCCGTGCGCGTGGGTGAAGCCGTGGAGGAGGGCGTGATTCTGCAATCTCTGGCGGCGCGCGAAGCGCGACTGGGTCCCGCCAACGGGCCGACCAGCACGGTGCTGCAATTGCCCAGGCCGCCCATGGCGTCATTCAACTGA
- a CDS encoding histidine phosphatase family protein — protein sequence MKTLWLVRHARPLIDTERCYGRLDIAADAQATRQAAQDLLRSLRPLHGQLQICHSPLQRCRQLALDLQALEPDFASSADGRLLEMDFGHWEGMRWNDIGEGAISAWAQDLALHAPGDGESLADMLQRVHEALQDAAAGDSAHMVWICHAGVARCAQWLLQHGRQLPQSHEWTLPAPAYGQWLRLELS from the coding sequence ATGAAAACACTATGGCTGGTGCGCCACGCGCGCCCCTTGATCGACACCGAGCGCTGTTACGGCCGCCTCGATATCGCCGCCGATGCACAAGCCACCAGGCAGGCTGCACAGGACTTGCTGCGATCTCTGCGACCCCTGCATGGCCAGTTGCAGATCTGCCATTCGCCGCTGCAGAGATGCAGACAGCTGGCGTTGGATCTGCAGGCACTGGAGCCCGATTTCGCCTCCAGCGCCGACGGCAGATTGCTGGAGATGGATTTCGGCCATTGGGAAGGCATGCGCTGGAATGACATCGGCGAAGGCGCCATCAGTGCCTGGGCGCAGGATCTGGCGCTGCACGCGCCCGGCGACGGCGAATCCCTGGCAGACATGCTGCAGCGCGTTCACGAAGCGCTGCAAGACGCCGCCGCCGGCGACAGCGCACATATGGTGTGGATCTGCCACGCAGGCGTTGCGCGCTGCGCGCAATGGCTGCTGCAGCATGGCCGCCAGCTGCCGCAAAGCCATGAATGGACCTTGCCGGCGCCCGCCTATGGGCAGTGGCTGCGGCTCGAACTCAGTTGA
- a CDS encoding adenosylcobinamide-GDP ribazoletransferase, translated as MQALRHYLLAVQFFSRIPVAGRLAAWVGWSPEMQRASAAHLPGVGWLVGLWAALLLGALLWLLPASPWSPLAAALISTAGTLWLTGGFHEDGLADVADGLGGLVPAERALEIMKDSRIGAYGVMALLMALLTKVVLIALLLSVMQPFRGPVPVLILVCCIHVLSRFAPLVLMHSLPHVGLAASSKTLHIAGRQLGWQGLLTGGLWCLPALGLLGWLGVWSFVPSLLAAMLLTTWLLQRWLRKRLGGMTGDCLGACQQLNELALLLTSCIYLRQLL; from the coding sequence ATGCAAGCCCTGCGCCACTATCTGCTGGCCGTCCAGTTCTTCAGCCGCATCCCCGTGGCCGGACGTCTGGCGGCCTGGGTGGGCTGGAGCCCCGAGATGCAGCGTGCCAGCGCCGCACATCTGCCTGGCGTGGGCTGGCTGGTGGGCCTGTGGGCCGCGCTGCTGCTGGGAGCCCTGCTCTGGCTGCTGCCGGCAAGTCCCTGGTCGCCGCTGGCGGCGGCGCTCATCAGTACCGCCGGCACCTTGTGGCTGACCGGCGGTTTCCATGAAGACGGCCTGGCCGACGTTGCCGACGGGCTCGGCGGCCTGGTGCCAGCCGAGCGCGCGCTGGAGATCATGAAGGACTCCCGCATCGGTGCCTATGGCGTGATGGCGCTGCTCATGGCCCTGCTGACCAAGGTCGTGCTGATCGCCCTGCTGCTATCCGTCATGCAGCCGTTCCGGGGACCGGTGCCGGTGCTCATCCTCGTGTGCTGCATTCATGTGCTGTCACGCTTTGCGCCGCTGGTGCTGATGCACAGCCTGCCCCATGTCGGCCTGGCCGCGAGCAGCAAGACCCTGCATATCGCGGGCAGACAACTGGGCTGGCAAGGGCTGCTGACCGGCGGCCTCTGGTGCCTGCCGGCACTGGGCCTGCTGGGCTGGCTCGGCGTCTGGAGCTTTGTGCCCAGCCTGCTGGCGGCCATGCTGCTCACCACCTGGCTGCTGCAGCGCTGGCTGCGCAAGCGTCTGGGCGGCATGACGGGCGACTGCCTGGGCGCCTGCCAGCAGCTCAATGAGCTGGCCCTGCTGCTGACCAGCTGCATCTATCTGCGCCAGTTGCTTTAG